The genomic stretch ggaaagaaattgattttgaaaatatttgattgaaaagatatggtttgaaaaagatttgattttgaaaaactttgaaaacttaaaaaaaattgattttgaaaacaaaatcttccccctttgccatcctggcgttaaacgcccagaatggtgcacattctggcgtttaacgcccaaaactatacccttttgggcgttaaacgcccaaccaggcaccctggctggcgtttaaacgccagtctgtcttcttcactgggcatttttgaatgcccagctttttctgtataattcctctgcagtatgttctgaatcttcaattctctgtattattgacttgaaaagacacaaattaaaaatatttttggatttttaataatcaaaatgcactaaaatcaaataacaatgcatgcaagacaccaaacttagcagtttgtacacTACTGACATTAActaaatgagaatgcatattaGAAAACAacaacactcaagtcaatagaattcaaagatcaaaacaaggaaatcatcaagaacaacttgaagattaatgaagacacatgcataaattcgaaaaatgcaagaagaacagaaacatgcaattgatactaaacttaagatgagactctagactcaaacaagacatatttttggattttatgattttgtaaattttttttgtgattttcgaaaattaggtgaaaaggaaaataaaggtatcaaaattcttaatgagaattccaggaatcatgcaatgttagtctaaagctttagtctaaaggaattagacatagctagctaagcttcagcaggacactgcattcaagagctaaattgatgagaatcaatcagccttggtgatgataagaacatcaccttgaaacactagaattcattcttaagaactctgaagaaaaatacctaatctaagcaacaagatgaaccgtcagttgtccatacacaagaacaatccccggcaacggcgccaaaaacttggtgggcgaaattgtgatcactacaacttcgcacaactaaccagcaagtgcactgggtcgtccaagtaataccttacgcgagtaagggtcgatcccacggagattggtggtatgaagcaagctatggtcatcttgtaaatcttagtcaggcagactcaaatggatatggtgatgaacgaaaataacataaaagataaagatagagatacttatgtatatcattggtgagagcttcagacaagcgtatgaagatgccttcccttccgtctctctgctttcctactgccttcgtccaatccttcttactcctttccatggcaagctcgtgtagggtttcaccgttgtcaatggctacctcccatcctcgcagtgaaagctaatgctaacgtactctgtcacagtacggccaatcaccggtttggttcccgctcctactggaatagaatccctcttttgcgtctgtcactaacgcccagcaggttaaagtttgaagcacgtcacagtcattcaatcattgaatcctactcagaataccacagacaaggtttagaccttccggattctcttgaatgccgccatcaggtcctgcctataccacgaggattccgattaaagaatccaagagatattcactaagcctcagatgcttgtagaacaagaatggttgtcagtcgccttgttcataggtgagaatgatgatgagtgtcacggatcatcacattcatcaggttgaagaacaagtgatatcttggataaagaacaagcggaattgaatagaagaataatagtaattgcattaatactcgaggtacagcagagctccacaccttaatctatggtgtgtagaaactccaccgttaaaaatacataagcataaggtctaggcatggccgaatggccagcctcccaatgatctaagatagcataaaactcaaagatagctaccaagatgtcaaatacaatagtacaaggtcctacttatagaaaactagtagcctaaggtgtacagaaatgagtaaatgacataaaaatccacttccgggcccacttggtgtgtgcttgggctgagcaatgaaggaatttcgtgtagagactttttctggagttaaacgccagctttcatgccagtttgggcgtttaactccaaattttatgccagttccggcgtttaacgctgggatttcttgaggtgactttgaacgccggtttgggccatcaaatcttgggcaaagtatgaactattatatattgctggaaagcccaggatgtctactttccaacgccgttgagagcgcgccaattgggcttctataactccagaaaatccacttcgagtgcagggaggtcagaatccaacagcatctgcagtcctttttttttggtctctgaatcagatttttgctcaggtccctcaatttcagccagaaaatacctgaaatcacagaaaaacacacaaactcatagtaaagtccagaaaagtgaattttaactaaaaactaataaaaatatactaagagctcaactaaaactactaaaaacatactaaaaacaatgccaaaaagcgtacaaattatccgctcatcagtcatgTCCCCGGAACGGTTCAAGTTGCGGACATTTTCACTAAGGCTCTGCCTAGTACTGCCTTTCTACACTTTAGAGATAAGTTAATGGTTGCTGATCTCTGACATTATACCGCGCTTAGAGGACAGGGATCGGATAAGGATGTCAAAGGGGAGTGGAGCAGAGAATTTAATAAAGAGAGTGTCAAGCAGGGACCATGACAAGAGTTGCAATTTACCTTGTACAAAGTCTGAAGCACCTAAGAAGTTTGAAGGTAGAGTTCATGATAGTGTGTGTATCAGTTGTGGTAATGTATTAGGCATGATAAGTATATTACTGTGATGGTGCATTAATTAGTTAGCAGGTGTGTGGTTCTTGGTTGCCACCTGGAAGGAAGTTCTGCTATCGTTGCAGTTACATATTACAGATATTCATTCATTGTAACTAACCATTCATTCCATTTAAGTAAACACAATTGAAAATTCATCTTCTCTGTTTTCTCTCTgctctctctttctttcctcaTTCATCTTCTTCCCTCTAAGCCTGGTACCTTTAGGGATCAATTcaatgataattaattaattttagggtaaagtatattttttgtccctTAAGTTTggtaaaagtttaaaaaatatccctaaattttattttgtttcaattttgtcccataaattttttatttgcatcaaatatagcCTTGATGgctaaatattcaaaaaatttaagaccaatataacaataatgcatgaaaagtatgcttgatttgcttgtgttgaggggtcattcttatgaaattgttgttgaatcggtcttaattttttgaaaaattagccgtctggggtatatttgatgcaaattaaaaatttctgagacaaaattgaaacaaaataaaacttaagggtatttttaaaacttttgccAAACTTcagagacaaaaaatatactttacccttaattttattttttttttttaaataagctACGTGTTACTATCgaatttataataaaagaaaattcgaGATAATATCAATCTAGTTCGTTAATCTAGAGTTCTTTAAAGATAAATTAATCTAATGATAATAGTTATACAATTAATGTCAGAATAAAATAATTCGATGGTAATATATTTTcgtcaaaattaaatttgatgataaaattatttgtctttggatttatatataaattaaaattcgaCCATAAATACGACGGAATAATAAGTAAAATTTTTGAAGTCTTTATGTAttcttaaaagttattttttttttttgtcgaCTACTCATAAAAATATAGTTAGAATAATATAtggataatattattttaaatagatTATTCAAATTTATGAGATCATCTAGCAATATTCATTTAGTAtctatacatataaatatattattataactatattactatttcttttttaaataaatatttaatttttgtacTAATGCAACGGAAAAAGTAATGGTATTTTTTCATCTATTATTTGAATGGTCAACAAAACAATTACAATATAagtgaaattaaattaatttattaaaatggcTATTCATAAACTATATGTCTATAtgtcaaaaataattattttaattactgaTATACACTATAATTTATGcctttgtaaaatatttttacattgATAAAGATACAAAATCTCTCATAAGATAAAACTGAGAACTTTAATTAGTGTTTCGTTGATATTTACAAATGATAAATGATTTTCTGTTAAATAAGAAGCTTTTGGAGGGTTGTTGAACACAATACTATCTTTTACGAAATTTGTTTTTCATGGGAACATGTAAGACATTTGAGTGAAAGTGGTGGGGCTTGAGTGTCATTAGAAGAAAATAACAACTTTTGCAATTAGCAACAAGCAAGCTCAACTGTGTGTGACTTAAACGGAACACAGCACACAAAAGCAAACCCAACAAAACACAAACTCACTTCACAACGGAACCGTCTACTCCCTTAACAGGTCAAAACTCCCTCAAACCCATCGCCGGAGCTCCCTTCCGCCGCGCCAAACGTCCAATCTTCGCCCACCTAAAACACTAATTCTTATGCTATATCCGACCGCTGACGTTCCGCGACGCTCGTCGGCGGGGACGAAATTCCCGGTGACTCTCCGGTGGCCGGTGGCCGGTGGAAAATCACCTCCTTCGTTattatgaagaagagccatggAAAGGACAAGAACAGCAAAAGCGTTGCTTCTTCCTTCAAGTTCATATCCTCTTGCATTAAGACCGCTTCCTCCGGCGTCCGCTCCGCCGGCGCCTCTGTCGCCGCCTCAATCTCCGGCGACGAGGACAACCTCAAGGACCAGGTAGCAAACAATTTTCTATTTGTTCATTTATtatttacttatatatatatatatatatatatatatatatatatatgcttgcGTGGATGGTACTCTTCTTAAGTCCGTTttgtttgttgttgttgttgttgttttgtgtttttgaaATTGTGAAATGCTGTTTTTTGAATGAGTAGTGAGAATTATGAATGTTAGATTTTGATCGTTCTTCGTTAAGAATCTTAGTGGAAAGTGGTGAACGGCCTTGTTTTAATGGAAATGCAGTTCTTTTCTATGATAATCAATGAGATAGTGTGCATTGTGCTACGCTACGTTTGAAATTTATATTTAGACTTCAAAAAtctttacatttcttgtttTCATGTCCATGACTCAATTTTTTCAGCTAATTTCAATCTTTACATTTCTTATTTTCATGGTTTTGTTTCGTATGGGTGAAGTAAAGATGGGTGGGGTACTCTGGTTTGGAATATTGGATTATTAAACCAAAAAAAGGTTTAACAAAAGAGATATTTGTGTGATGCTGAAGTTGTTTGATATTGTAAGTAGTTGAACTAAATACTAATGCTGCTAAGCCTTACAGGGAAGAATAGAGTATTTAATACCTGTCTGAATTAAGAACAACCATGAGAAGTGCTACCAAAGGGTCTACTTACTGACCCCAATTTATGGGAATGGAATTGAATTATACTTTGATCCATGGCTCCATGCTACGCTTTGGCAAGCTTCATAATTGCACATTTTCATGTATGAACCATGGGGACAGAGGTTTACTGCTATGTTTGTCATGCAGATCCTTTGGGCATGCTTTGACAAGCTGGAACCATGTCCATCATCTTTCAGACATGTTCTCTTAGTCGGATATACAAATGGCTTCCAAGTTCTTGACGTGGAAGATGCCTCTGACATCAGGGAACTTGTCTCAAAGCGTGATTATCCAGTATCATTCTTACAGATGCAGCCTGTCCCTGCAAAATTGGAGGGTTCTGAAGGACTTGGAGCAGCACACCCTCTGCTGTTGGTCGTTACATGTGATAAGTTAAAGACCCCTGGTACAGTGCAAAATGTCAGAGATGGCCACACTGAAGCTCAAGCTGAAAATATAGCAAGCTCAGCTAGAACTCTTCAATTTTACTCATTAAGGTCCCACACCTATGTTCATGTTCTTAGATTTCGTTCGACTATCTGCATGGTTAGGTGCAGCCCTAAAATAGTGGCTGTGGGTCTTGCTACTCAAGTAAGTTTTTGACTCGAGGAATTCAGCACATAAGTTTGGAATTATTCATTTTAGCTAATTGAAAAAATTGACTTTATTATAGTTCTTGGTAGATTTTGGAGATTTTACCTATTTCCTTTGCCTATATTTGAAACTTACTAGGTTGCAAAATACAGAGATTTCTTATCACCTAGTGGATCATTTACTTGTTCTGTAGATGTGAATTTAATGTAATATATAGTAACTTAATCTTATATTGCCATATCAAAAGCCTGTCTAATTTGatttctatttttctattttgcCGGCAGATATACTGTTTAGATGCTCTTACTCTTGAGAATAAATTCAGTGTCCTCACCTACCCAGTACCCCAGTTAGGAGGCCAAGGAATGGTTGGGGTTAATATTGGCTATGGTCCAATGGCTGTAGGACCCCGCTGGTTAGCTTATGCTACCAACCACCCATTGGTACCAAATGCAGGTCGCCTAAGCCCTCAGAGTCTTACTCCACCATCTGTCAGCCCATCAACATCACCCAGTAGTGGAAACCTAGTTGCCCGATATGCCATGGAAGCTAGCAAGCACTTAGCTGCTGGGCTCATCAATCTTAGTGATAGAGGGTATAAAACATTATCCAAATACTATGAAGATCTTATACCTGATGGATCAAATTCTCCTGTTTCACCAAATTCAAGCTGGAAAAGTAGTCGGTTTACATCAAATTCTACAGAAACAGATACTGCAGGGTTGGTGAGTATTCTTTTTTCGGTGACAACTTAGCAAGTTATAATCTAATTTTCTTTTGCAATGTGGTGGACTGCTGACTAGATGTTTTCTTCTTCAAAGTAATATTGGCATCTGTAATACGATTATCATGAGATCATCTATTGGTTCACAGCTTAGCCATAGAGGAAAGAGTTTCTAAGGTAGTTAATAGTACTGAGTATTTTACAGAAGTCTCTTATCTTTACTGCCCCTTCTTTGAGTGGTTAGCTTATGTCAGTGGAAACCGGAAAGCATTCATTCTATATGCTTCTTGATTTGTATTACTCATCTATTGCAGGTTGTTGTCAAAGACTTTGTTTCTGCAGATGTTGTGGCACAATTTAGGGCTCATACTAGTCCAATATCTGCCTTATGTTTTGACCCAAGTGGGACACTTCTAGTTACTGCCTCGATTCATGGCAACAACATTAATGTGTTTAGGATTATGCCATCCTACCCAAGGAATGGATCAGGATCTCAAAGCAGTGACTGGAGGTGTTCACATGTGCACTTATACAAGCTACACCGAGGCATGACATCAGCTGTATGCTTCTATCCTCAGTGTTTCTTTTAAGGCCTTTTGCGTCTAGAAATTGACTATGACCCATTGTTATTCGAAAATCTTATGCTACGTTTGAGCATGTGTTGACATATCATTAATGAGTTGGACTTCCTAGATAGTTTCTtgatattcaaaattttttttgatttagCAATATATAATTGGTTTTTACTCTTTGAGAATATTATACAGGTTATACAAGATATTTGTTTTAGCCATTACAGCCAGTGGGTTGCCATTATTTCCTCCAAGGGAACCTGTCATATTTTTGTTCTTGCCCCATTTGGTGGTGAGACAGTTCTGAAAATACATAATCAGGAACCAGAAGGACCTGTTATTTTGCCAGTTTTATCTCTTCCATGGTGGTTCACTCCGCATTTCACAGTAAACCAGCAACAGCTTTGCCTGGCACCCCCAACTTCTGTTGTTCTCTCTATAGTTagcagaataaaaaataatcatgcTGGATGGCTCAATACAGTTAGTAATGCTGCATCATCTGCTGCAGGGAAAGTATTGGTTCCATCTGGTGCTGTTTCTGCTATCTTTCATAATTCTATACCTTTTGCTTCAAGTGATTCATACCCAAAAATTCATTCTCTGGAGCACTTATTGGTTTATACCCAGTCTGGTCACTTAATTCAATATAAACTACTACCATCCTCTGTGGCTGAGCCAGGTGAAACTGCTGCAAGAACAGCTACAGTTCCTTCTGTGCAAATACAAGAAGAGGATTTGCGAGTAAACGTTGAACCTATTCAATGGTGGGATGTTTGCAGGAGATATGATTGGCCTGAAAAAGAGGTTTCTGTACTGGGGAATACACTTGGTGGACTGGAAGCTGAAGGATTAATCTTGGAGAGTTCAGATTATGAGGATAACGGTGTCAGGAACAATAGTTCGATAAAACTAGCTGAGCAATGTCACTTCTCAAATGCAGAGGTACAGTTAAGCTCGGGGAGGATACCAGTTTGGCAGAAATCTGAGGTATTCATTATGGTTTTTTCTGACTACTGCTCGTCAGCTTTCTCAATTAGTTCACTCACTGGAATAAATTTTTTCCCCACAATTTTCAGGTGTCATTCTTTGTCATAAGTCCTTTGGATGCTGGAGAGCCAAAGTTAGCTGAACTAACTACCAACGGAGAGATTCAAATAgagaatatttttgttaatgagCTTGAAATAAGACAGAAGGATTTATTGCCTGTATTCAACTATTTCGATAGAATTCAGTCTACTTGGGTTGACAGGTAATAATCATTTATCTTCCTTTCCTTTAACTGGTTATAtaagtctttttcttttgataaaAACACATAATTTTCCATTCTCATTCTATCAATATATGAAACTTTTGGCAGAGGGATTATGGGTAACTGCTCTAGCTCTTCATCTGATTTGCATGTAGCTGAAGAGAATTTGTCCGAAGATACTGCAGGTTCTCATTCAAAGTCTGCAGTATCTGGCTTAGCCGAAAAGGCAAATGATGGTAAGATTAGCAATCACGTTTAACTCATTATTCTTGAGTGGCCCGTGTAACTCGTTATTCTTGTTTATTGACCATTCTCATGCTTGCCAGCATATTTTTCTTCATCGATTGACTTGTCTAGTAATGAGATTCATTGCAAGAATAGAGAGAGACTTGCATTGGCATCATCACAACTTCAAAGCATGGAAACTTTTAAGAATCATAGTGATTCAGCAGCTACCACACATTTTGCTGATAATACAACTACAGCGTTTGAATCATCAAAACATGGAAAAGCCACTGGCAGTTTCAATTCGAGTGGTTGTGATTTGAATAGGAATGTCATTCGTGAGGAACCAATATGTCATTCCCtagactttgagaaattttTTCATGAGGGCTATTGTAAAGCATCAGTTGACTGTAAAGAATCAGCGGAAGTTGCTACTGATGTGGATTGTAGCTGTCCCTGTGATAGGGAGAAAtgtgatgatgatggtgataaTGATGACATGCTTGGTGATGTATTTGACTTCTCTGAGGAAGGTATGTATCTGAAACAGTTCATCTTTTGATTTCATTAAGATTACTCGGCCTAGCTATAACTGCTGCAACTGCTTATCTTGTTCATTCATGTTTACCTTAAAACTATGAAATATGTGCGTTGCAGGTTGATGAATGCTTCTTTGCAAGTGCCTTCCTCCCTTCACTTTGTAAATTGGTGGTGTAAAAGAATTTAATGGACAAATGCAGGCGATTTCCTGCAGCAACTTAAATGCTACTGACCGTTGATTCAAGGAATTTAATGTTATTCACTAACAATGTTCCTTCCCAGGACCATGATTCTTCTGACCttgttaatttttatgtaaatattgtatattgaaattgattCCTACGAATTATGTTTGTGGGTTCTGGACTTGCTGGATTCGTTCTTTGTATGTTTGTATCATATTCTTTCTCCATAACGCGTAGCATGTGGGTTAAGGGACAGGGAAAAGAGAAACGAaataaaattggaaaaaaaaaatgaagagaaCGCTGATAATGAAATAGCTTATTACTTTGTTCTCTCGTGTTTATGTATCCagattatttatattttcttttggtCATACTCTTACGTTTTAAGAATTTAAGATATTGGTTGCagatacttttttttttttaaatttacttagTTTgataatttcacttttaattaattatagttcCCAAAAACTATTTGCAAGAAATCAaaggctaatttttttatattgattaaatatatatgtaatacGTTGTTAGAAGTTTGGATAATTTTGTTTGATAtggagtttttttttaaattaatattaattaaatcatCAGATTAATCAAATCGAATAGTCTAATtttaatgttaatttttttaatttttaaaaatataaatcgGACGATccgatttaaatttttttttaaaaagttaaacaTAAATGAGTAAGCCTAGTTTTTGAAGATTATTGTGcaactaaataaaaaatctgGAGGCACAGATTTATTTTATCCCATATTGttaaaaaaacatattaaaaaattcattttctGACTCATTCTTTTATATTAGTAAGTTACACACTAATCATGCAgcatagaaaaaataataagcGATAAAGAGTAgtgctagggagccaatggcttaagtgtacaatgtgtacaatggactAAATTTTTAGTCtatgaataaaatgaacatcaccatactagctagaataaccatccgataCCAAGGATAACCATCCGGATACcaaggataataaacatctcaataaaaaattaaactgattttggagttcaccaaggatcgaactcttgacctttcgaatctagaactctaataccatATCTGAAACCACTCATCCTAAAAGCGTAACCTGACAGGATAATATAACactaatggtcatatctctaatacttcttaaacctccattgtacacattgtacgcttatgccattggctccctagactttttcaaaaacaatatGTTGTGGCGTTATACTACTATTAGATATTTAGCTTTTTAATAGTTTTTCTTTTGAACTCTTCGTCATAAATGATACcctacttttctttttctaatttcCCAAACATTTCGTATATAGGAGATGAGGTTGTACTTGTTTGTGCTTTTAATATGTAAATGGTACTGTAAGATTTATTATACCGGCTTGCTTTTTCCATTTTTTACACTTTTTAATGTAAATATAATCATATGTGAGGTAAATTATACAAGAACGGTGTAATTTCATCCCCTTTCATTATTTACATGGATATGATTGATTTGAGAAGGCAAATTCCATCCTGCCAATTTGCACTCAGTGAGTAGTATTTTGAAAAAACTGAAACTTAGAAACGTTATACCTCCGGCGAATTGTCTTCGAAAAACCAATTTGCCCCTGTtgcattttaaaaaaatggaaaaaaaaaacatttagtCCACCGAATTtgtttttttaaactaaaaaattacaATTCGCGTTcctcaaatttttaatttagaaaacGTTCATGAAGATTTCTTTTTTCCTTCATATTCTCATAAATCACTTATGATTTTCATTTTTTAGTGTTTCACCTATCGACcaatcataataaaaaaattttaatcaaatttttaacCAATTGAGATATTTTTTAACTACCATATTCTTAAAtctgtatatattttaatttatagatGAATATCAAATACCTATGAGAATTGAGTTACCTGTTATATTAAAATGAGGTAAATATATTTATTGGTTGAAACATTACATATCAGTATCACATTTCAAGGATAATTAGATAGAGAATTGCTCTAGTATACAGATATAActttatacaaatatataaatttatcttctttttatataGGATGCAGACACGTGTTGTTTTCAGTATGCAGGATCCAGCAGGTTGTCATGAGATTGATGGCGCTGATGGGCGGGTCGATCTAGCCAAGCTGGTGGCGTGAAATTCAACAGGATTTGAGTGTGCTGGGATACCGTTGGTGGAAGCTTGTTGAATTAGGCCTTGCTGGTGcgggaaaaaaaaaattggagtaGAGGCTGTGAAATTGGGTCTTCGTCCCACCCTGCCCCTCACATGAACCAAACCGCCTGCGTTATTTATTTAGGtgttttatttcaattttaatcaACGTAACTAGTGTTACAAACCTGTGGGACCTAATTAACTACATAACTGGGGTACacaactttttttaaaaaaaaaaaaccttataGTGAACGATTTTAACAATAAGTTTGTCATGTTTTTGActcacatatatatacatatatgatCAACATTTATAGaataaagtattgtttttgtttcCACGTTTGGGGTAAATCTTATTTGCATCCCTAATGTTtaaattgtgttatttgtatctctaacgtttgtaaaagtgattcaatatTATCCTACAGTCAATTACACATCATGAGcgctttagtttgagttttaaaaatctctttTTGGAGTTAGAATACAAATGTTTGTGATAGAATTGATGATTCACTCCGAAAAATAgctcatcaaaagttgaaactaattcctacaacatttatataattcacttttctaaggatataattgaatctaaacacaaatagtgggtataatattaaaatcgaacacaTCCAAATGAGACCTATTTGAGAATGAATACATCCAAGtaagaataattgaaaaatataatctgatttgttagtataattaatagtaggataacattgaatcattTTTATAAAGGTTAAAGATACAAATAGAACGATTTAACGTTAGGGACATAAATAGgatttaccccaaacgttgagAATAAAAATGACAGTTTACTCACATTTATATAACAAAACTACTCTTTTATATTATATCTAGTGATGGATCCAAAGAGATTATTCTGAATAAGAcaaaatatacataatataataattatttttataattatattttgttattataaaatataattaatttttaaattatttaactaacaacttaaaatatttaaataatatattaaataataacatataaaaatatttttattctatatgttttatattttaaaaatattaaataataaaatttaattctttcaagttttatattttaaaaatattaaataatttttttattgtcaaTACAATCAGTAGTGGaggttgaaaaatttttttagaggaaccaaaaatattaataaaaaattatataatagtatttatattaaaataaaatttataaatataa from Arachis stenosperma cultivar V10309 chromosome 9, arast.V10309.gnm1.PFL2, whole genome shotgun sequence encodes the following:
- the LOC130951816 gene encoding autophagy-related protein 18h-like isoform X1 gives rise to the protein MKKSHGKDKNSKSVASSFKFISSCIKTASSGVRSAGASVAASISGDEDNLKDQILWACFDKLEPCPSSFRHVLLVGYTNGFQVLDVEDASDIRELVSKRDYPVSFLQMQPVPAKLEGSEGLGAAHPLLLVVTCDKLKTPGTVQNVRDGHTEAQAENIASSARTLQFYSLRSHTYVHVLRFRSTICMVRCSPKIVAVGLATQIYCLDALTLENKFSVLTYPVPQLGGQGMVGVNIGYGPMAVGPRWLAYATNHPLVPNAGRLSPQSLTPPSVSPSTSPSSGNLVARYAMEASKHLAAGLINLSDRGYKTLSKYYEDLIPDGSNSPVSPNSSWKSSRFTSNSTETDTAGLVVVKDFVSADVVAQFRAHTSPISALCFDPSGTLLVTASIHGNNINVFRIMPSYPRNGSGSQSSDWRCSHVHLYKLHRGMTSAVIQDICFSHYSQWVAIISSKGTCHIFVLAPFGGETVLKIHNQEPEGPVILPVLSLPWWFTPHFTVNQQQLCLAPPTSVVLSIVSRIKNNHAGWLNTVSNAASSAAGKVLVPSGAVSAIFHNSIPFASSDSYPKIHSLEHLLVYTQSGHLIQYKLLPSSVAEPGETAARTATVPSVQIQEEDLRVNVEPIQWWDVCRRYDWPEKEVSVLGNTLGGLEAEGLILESSDYEDNGVRNNSSIKLAEQCHFSNAEVQLSSGRIPVWQKSEVSFFVISPLDAGEPKLAELTTNGEIQIENIFVNELEIRQKDLLPVFNYFDRIQSTWVDRGIMGNCSSSSSDLHVAEENLSEDTAGSHSKSAVSGLAEKANDAYFSSSIDLSSNEIHCKNRERLALASSQLQSMETFKNHSDSAATTHFADNTTTAFESSKHGKATGSFNSSGCDLNRNVIREEPICHSLDFEKFFHEGYCKASVDCKESAEVATDVDCSCPCDREKCDDDGDNDDMLGDVFDFSEEG
- the LOC130951816 gene encoding autophagy-related protein 18h-like isoform X2 is translated as MYEPWGQRFTAMFVMQILWACFDKLEPCPSSFRHVLLVGYTNGFQVLDVEDASDIRELVSKRDYPVSFLQMQPVPAKLEGSEGLGAAHPLLLVVTCDKLKTPGTVQNVRDGHTEAQAENIASSARTLQFYSLRSHTYVHVLRFRSTICMVRCSPKIVAVGLATQIYCLDALTLENKFSVLTYPVPQLGGQGMVGVNIGYGPMAVGPRWLAYATNHPLVPNAGRLSPQSLTPPSVSPSTSPSSGNLVARYAMEASKHLAAGLINLSDRGYKTLSKYYEDLIPDGSNSPVSPNSSWKSSRFTSNSTETDTAGLVVVKDFVSADVVAQFRAHTSPISALCFDPSGTLLVTASIHGNNINVFRIMPSYPRNGSGSQSSDWRCSHVHLYKLHRGMTSAVIQDICFSHYSQWVAIISSKGTCHIFVLAPFGGETVLKIHNQEPEGPVILPVLSLPWWFTPHFTVNQQQLCLAPPTSVVLSIVSRIKNNHAGWLNTVSNAASSAAGKVLVPSGAVSAIFHNSIPFASSDSYPKIHSLEHLLVYTQSGHLIQYKLLPSSVAEPGETAARTATVPSVQIQEEDLRVNVEPIQWWDVCRRYDWPEKEVSVLGNTLGGLEAEGLILESSDYEDNGVRNNSSIKLAEQCHFSNAEVQLSSGRIPVWQKSEVSFFVISPLDAGEPKLAELTTNGEIQIENIFVNELEIRQKDLLPVFNYFDRIQSTWVDRGIMGNCSSSSSDLHVAEENLSEDTAGSHSKSAVSGLAEKANDAYFSSSIDLSSNEIHCKNRERLALASSQLQSMETFKNHSDSAATTHFADNTTTAFESSKHGKATGSFNSSGCDLNRNVIREEPICHSLDFEKFFHEGYCKASVDCKESAEVATDVDCSCPCDREKCDDDGDNDDMLGDVFDFSEEG